Proteins from one Campylobacter concisus genomic window:
- a CDS encoding adenine-specific methyltransferase EcoRI family protein codes for MDEKGEILNDGAKIDEFIARLKPNLLNHDENYPAGDFRSAECIELLKQSDIVVTNPPFSLFREYVAQLVEYDKKFVIIGHQNAITYKEIFKLIKDNQIWLGYGFKGGAAHFINIHYEDYATASHHIEGMIRVSGVNWFTNLPHKKRNEILETIYTFDPQKYSKYDNYDAINVDKTIEIPMDYEGAMGVPITFLDKYNPQQFEINALGIVGSIEFSCNKRMEILDKKGLPTGKFTFNAKGTLYRKFNPQTDKKPAFKDYETGELYSSIYARILIKNKMPKKETK; via the coding sequence GTGGATGAAAAGGGCGAAATTTTAAATGACGGAGCGAAAATAGATGAATTTATCGCTCGTTTAAAACCAAATTTACTAAATCATGATGAAAATTATCCAGCTGGGGATTTTCGTTCCGCTGAATGCATAGAACTTCTTAAACAATCTGACATCGTAGTAACAAATCCTCCATTTTCGCTATTTCGTGAATATGTCGCGCAACTAGTTGAATATGATAAAAAGTTTGTAATTATTGGTCATCAAAATGCCATAACTTACAAGGAAATTTTTAAACTCATAAAAGATAACCAAATTTGGCTAGGATACGGTTTTAAAGGCGGTGCAGCGCATTTTATAAACATACACTACGAAGACTATGCAACCGCGAGTCATCATATAGAAGGAATGATAAGGGTTTCTGGTGTAAATTGGTTTACAAATTTGCCTCATAAAAAACGTAACGAAATTTTAGAAACTATCTACACTTTTGATCCGCAAAAATACTCAAAATACGATAATTACGACGCGATAAACGTCGATAAAACTATAGAAATTCCGATGGATTACGAAGGCGCGATGGGCGTGCCCATAACGTTTTTAGATAAATACAATCCACAACAATTTGAGATTAATGCACTTGGAATTGTTGGCTCAATAGAATTTTCTTGCAATAAAAGAATGGAAATTTTAGATAAGAAAGGACTTCCTACTGGTAAATTTACATTTAATGCCAAAGGGACTTTGTATCGCAAATTTAATCCACAAACTGATAAAAAACCAGCCTTTAAGGACTATGAAACTGGTGAATTATATTCAAGTATTTACGCACGAATTTTGATTAAAAATAAAATGCCCAAAAAGGAGACAAAGTGA
- a CDS encoding DUF262 domain-containing protein: MKIELKKITIKELVNGYVRDEENGQVIGYGGALNIRPKYQREFVYGDKQRDAVINTCLWGFPLNTMYWVKNGENEYEVLDGQQRTISICDFVNGDFSLDKMAFKAEWASSVTAFHTMPDDKKEKFLNYELMIYICEGSDSEKLEWFKTINIAGEKLTDQELRNAVFTCEWLSDAKLKFSKRNCLAAQKGKDYLKGDPLRQDILEQAIMWKTGSKNAEDIEKYTAHQKQTGAQNADELWLYFSGVIDWVKAKFIKYRKEMKGLEWGFLYNKFKDKTLDARELEERILQLMRDSEVGKKAGIYEYVLSGDEKFLNLRAFDDEVKREIYEKQGGICPHCGQKFEIEQMDADHITPWSKGGKTVRENCQMLCAECNRKKGNR; the protein is encoded by the coding sequence GTGAAAATTGAGTTAAAGAAAATCACCATAAAAGAACTAGTAAATGGCTACGTCAGAGATGAAGAAAATGGACAGGTTATAGGCTATGGCGGAGCTTTAAATATCCGTCCAAAATATCAGCGCGAATTTGTCTATGGCGACAAACAGCGAGATGCTGTGATAAACACTTGCCTTTGGGGTTTCCCGCTAAATACGATGTACTGGGTAAAAAACGGCGAAAACGAATATGAAGTGCTTGATGGACAACAAAGAACTATCAGTATTTGCGACTTTGTAAATGGGGATTTTAGCCTCGATAAAATGGCGTTTAAAGCCGAGTGGGCGAGTAGCGTAACGGCTTTTCACACGATGCCTGATGATAAAAAAGAAAAATTTTTAAACTATGAGCTTATGATTTACATTTGCGAGGGTAGCGACAGCGAGAAGCTAGAATGGTTTAAAACTATAAATATAGCCGGCGAAAAACTAACCGATCAAGAGCTAAGAAATGCGGTATTTACTTGCGAATGGCTAAGCGATGCGAAGTTAAAATTTAGCAAAAGAAACTGCCTAGCCGCACAAAAAGGCAAGGACTATCTAAAAGGCGATCCGCTACGGCAGGATATTTTGGAGCAAGCGATAATGTGGAAAACGGGCTCGAAAAATGCCGAAGATATAGAAAAATATACGGCTCATCAAAAACAAACGGGCGCGCAAAACGCCGACGAGCTGTGGCTTTATTTTAGCGGCGTCATCGACTGGGTAAAGGCAAAATTTATAAAATATCGTAAAGAGATGAAGGGGCTGGAATGGGGCTTTCTTTACAATAAATTTAAAGACAAGACGCTTGACGCCAGGGAATTGGAAGAGCGAATTTTGCAGCTGATGAGAGATAGCGAAGTAGGCAAAAAAGCGGGAATTTACGAATACGTTTTAAGCGGCGACGAGAAATTTTTAAATTTGCGCGCATTCGACGATGAGGTGAAACGCGAAATATACGAAAAACAAGGCGGAATTTGCCCTCACTGCGGTCAAAAATTTGAAATAGAACAGATGGACGCCGATCACATAACGCCGTGGAGCAAGGGTGGCAAAACTGTGCGCGAAAACTGCCAAATGCTCTGCGCAGAGTGTAATAGAAAAAAAGGAAATAGATAA
- the ribH gene encoding 6,7-dimethyl-8-ribityllumazine synthase, with translation MKIIEGNLALKGGEKVAIVGARFNHIITDRLVEGARDAFLRHGGDEANLSLILVPGAFEIPMALEKALASGKFDAVCCVGAVIRGSTPHFDYVSAETTKGIANVTLKYGKPVTFGVLTVDSIEQAIERAGSKAGNKGFEAMTGVIEMLSLYKNLEA, from the coding sequence ATGAAAATAATCGAAGGAAATTTGGCTCTAAAAGGCGGCGAGAAGGTTGCCATAGTGGGCGCTAGATTTAACCACATCATCACCGATAGGCTGGTGGAGGGCGCGAGGGACGCGTTTTTGCGTCACGGCGGGGATGAGGCGAATTTGAGCCTCATTTTGGTGCCTGGCGCGTTTGAGATACCTATGGCGCTAGAAAAGGCGCTAGCAAGCGGTAAATTTGACGCAGTTTGCTGCGTGGGAGCGGTTATCCGCGGCTCTACGCCTCACTTTGACTACGTTAGCGCCGAGACCACCAAGGGCATCGCAAACGTCACGCTAAAATACGGCAAACCGGTGACCTTTGGCGTGCTAACGGTAGATAGCATCGAGCAAGCCATCGAGCGAGCGGGCTCAAAGGCTGGAAATAAGGGCTTTGAAGCGATGACGGGCGTAATCGAGATGCTAAGCTTATATAAAAATTTGGAGGCGTAA
- the nusB gene encoding transcription antitermination factor NusB, protein MATRHQVRQAVVSLLYSNEINPVTAAFEEEFLEEKKIRNERKSEAQQTFKEVLANKEKLDEILKPYLKDGDFSKVGATELAILRLGLYEMKFSQTDKAVIINEAIELAKELGSDQAPKFINGVLDKLKGDL, encoded by the coding sequence ATGGCGACTCGTCATCAGGTTAGGCAGGCCGTCGTTTCGCTACTATACTCAAACGAGATAAATCCGGTAACTGCTGCATTTGAAGAGGAATTTTTAGAAGAGAAAAAGATAAGAAACGAGCGAAAAAGTGAGGCGCAGCAGACTTTTAAAGAGGTGCTCGCAAATAAAGAAAAACTAGATGAAATTTTAAAACCATATCTAAAAGACGGCGATTTTAGTAAGGTTGGTGCGACTGAACTAGCCATCCTTAGACTTGGGCTCTATGAGATGAAATTTAGCCAAACTGATAAGGCTGTCATCATAAACGAAGCGATTGAGCTTGCGAAAGAACTTGGAAGTGATCAGGCACCAAAATTTATAAACGGTGTACTTGATAAGCTAAAGGGCGATCTGTGA
- the pyrF gene encoding orotidine-5'-phosphate decarboxylase, with protein MRLCVALDMASREENLALARELKGLDLWLKVGLRSYLRDGAKFIEELKGIEGFKIFLDLKLYDIPNTMADAAEVVSKIGVDMINVHASAGERAMKTVMDRLAGLGNRPLVLAVSALTSFSESEFGMVYNDTLARSVRKFSQMSFKSGLDGMVCSVFESKLIKDVTNEKFITLCPGVRPFGESAGDQKRVANLVSAKQEGSDFIVVGRPIYENANPREICERILEQI; from the coding sequence GTGAGGCTCTGTGTCGCACTTGATATGGCTAGTCGCGAAGAGAATTTAGCCCTTGCTCGCGAGCTAAAAGGGCTTGATCTTTGGCTAAAAGTAGGGCTTAGAAGCTATCTTAGGGATGGGGCAAAATTTATAGAAGAGCTAAAAGGGATTGAAGGTTTTAAAATTTTTCTCGATCTAAAACTTTATGACATCCCAAATACGATGGCAGATGCGGCTGAAGTCGTCTCAAAAATCGGCGTAGATATGATAAATGTGCATGCTAGCGCTGGTGAGCGCGCGATGAAGACAGTTATGGATAGGCTAGCTGGTCTTGGGAATCGTCCTTTAGTGCTCGCAGTATCGGCACTGACTAGCTTTAGCGAGAGTGAATTTGGGATGGTTTATAACGATACGCTTGCTCGCTCAGTTAGAAAATTTAGCCAGATGAGTTTTAAATCAGGGCTTGATGGAATGGTCTGTTCTGTTTTTGAAAGCAAGCTCATCAAAGATGTTACAAATGAGAAATTTATCACGCTTTGTCCTGGCGTTAGGCCTTTTGGAGAGAGCGCTGGAGATCAAAAAAGAGTAGCAAACTTAGTGAGTGCAAAGCAAGAGGGTAGTGACTTTATAGTTGTTGGCAGGCCGATTTATGAAAATGCAAATCCAAGAGAAATTTGTGAACGAATTTTGGAGCAAATTTAA
- a CDS encoding helix-hairpin-helix domain-containing protein has protein sequence MSDFKKILYVGEATQADLLALGYIDIASLKGADPDEMFERTKALGRGSDRCILYVYRMICYYVNTPHPDKAKLKWWLWKG, from the coding sequence TTGAGTGATTTTAAGAAAATCCTCTATGTTGGCGAAGCGACGCAGGCCGATCTGCTGGCACTCGGCTATATAGACATTGCTTCGTTAAAGGGTGCAGATCCAGACGAGATGTTTGAGCGCACAAAGGCGCTCGGACGCGGCAGCGATAGGTGTATCCTCTATGTTTACCGTATGATTTGCTACTATGTAAATACGCCGCACCCAGACAAAGCCAAGCTAAAATGGTGGCTTTGGAAGGGCTAA
- a CDS encoding integrase arm-type DNA-binding domain-containing protein: MPKLSRQLTITQFKNLKAKEKPYFVSDGDNLLIKIMPNGTKFFIYEFRENSKRHRLTLGKYDEMSLSEARDKRNELRLKLNQGESLTQTAEKTKFKAVFEAWYKTKGKLSEKQQFWIKRRFETLFLPKFGEVGIKEITRKDIIAALAPLLGDDKQETIRKTLGTLNSFYKFALLHEYVEHNIISDIDKSALIGKKDVKHFAYLKNDDEIRAVLMAIRDYFGDIRVKTCAIFQLYTAVRGQNARNAK; the protein is encoded by the coding sequence ATGCCTAAGCTTTCACGCCAACTCACGATCACGCAGTTTAAAAACCTAAAAGCAAAAGAGAAGCCATATTTTGTCAGCGACGGCGATAATTTGCTAATTAAAATAATGCCAAACGGCACAAAATTTTTCATATATGAGTTTCGAGAAAATAGCAAGCGCCACCGCCTAACACTGGGTAAATATGACGAGATGAGCCTAAGCGAAGCAAGAGATAAAAGAAACGAGCTAAGATTAAAGCTTAATCAAGGTGAGAGCCTAACTCAAACAGCAGAAAAAACAAAATTTAAGGCAGTATTTGAAGCGTGGTATAAAACAAAGGGAAAGTTGAGTGAGAAACAGCAGTTTTGGATAAAAAGGCGGTTTGAAACATTATTTTTGCCAAAATTTGGAGAGGTGGGGATAAAAGAGATAACTAGAAAAGATATTATTGCTGCCCTTGCACCACTTCTTGGCGATGACAAGCAAGAAACGATACGAAAAACGTTAGGGACACTAAATAGCTTCTATAAATTTGCTCTTTTACACGAGTACGTAGAGCATAATATCATCTCGGATATTGATAAAAGCGCGCTAATCGGCAAAAAAGATGTAAAACATTTTGCATACTTAAAAAATGATGATGAGATAAGAGCCGTATTAATGGCGATAAGAGATTACTTTGGAGATATAAGAGTAAAAACGTGTGCGATATTTCAACTATATACCGCAGTAAGAGGGCAAAACGCTAGAAATGCCAAGTAG
- a CDS encoding tyrosine-type recombinase/integrase, whose translation MDFENCLWHIPADEMKTARAHEVFLSKSVIDLLKTYRERLPLKSELIFPSVKSNIRPISDNTIRSMLRNLGFNNDMVTPHGFRATFSTIANENIDKHGCNSDVIELCLAHVESNKVKDAYNHAKNLKARARLMQWWSDYLDSLGGFA comes from the coding sequence ATAGATTTTGAAAATTGCCTTTGGCATATCCCAGCAGACGAGATGAAAACGGCAAGGGCTCACGAAGTATTTTTAAGTAAAAGTGTTATCGATTTACTAAAAACCTATCGTGAGCGTCTGCCGTTAAAAAGTGAGTTAATTTTTCCGTCCGTAAAATCAAATATACGCCCAATTAGTGATAATACTATCCGCTCAATGCTTAGAAATTTAGGCTTTAATAATGATATGGTAACGCCACACGGCTTTAGGGCCACATTTAGCACGATCGCTAACGAAAATATAGATAAGCACGGCTGTAATAGTGATGTTATCGAGCTTTGCCTCGCACACGTTGAGAGTAACAAGGTTAAAGACGCATACAATCACGCCAAAAATTTAAAAGCAAGGGCTAGGCTTATGCAGTGGTGGAGTGATTATTTAGATAGTTTGGGCGGCTTTGCCTGA
- a CDS encoding Bro-N domain-containing protein: MNLEIFKNENFEIRVAVDENNEPLFCLADVCKILGLDGVNKVANAIKSEFELGELNTGSFDTGYGVKEFTMITEPQLYFVLMRSGKPNAKPFRMFVNKEVLPSIRKTGSYTQKPLNSIDYLQMQLNVMREHDERLTAIEQKRQKDERRFRNLENTAKRDESLKEYTTAVGFGIS; this comes from the coding sequence ATGAATTTAGAAATTTTTAAAAACGAAAATTTTGAGATCAGAGTTGCGGTCGATGAAAATAACGAGCCGCTTTTTTGTTTAGCCGACGTTTGCAAGATTTTAGGACTTGACGGCGTTAATAAAGTTGCAAATGCGATAAAATCTGAGTTTGAGCTGGGGGAATTAAATACCGGTAGCTTTGATACCGGCTACGGCGTTAAAGAATTCACTATGATAACAGAACCGCAGCTTTACTTCGTGCTTATGCGAAGCGGTAAACCGAACGCAAAGCCGTTTAGGATGTTTGTCAATAAAGAGGTATTGCCTAGCATTAGAAAAACGGGAAGCTATACGCAAAAACCGCTTAACTCTATCGACTATCTGCAAATGCAATTAAACGTAATGCGAGAGCACGACGAAAGGCTGACGGCGATCGAGCAAAAACGTCAAAAAGACGAAAGGCGGTTTAGAAATTTAGAAAATACCGCAAAAAGAGACGAGAGCCTAAAAGAATATACGACGGCAGTCGGCTTTGGCATCTCTTAA